Proteins encoded by one window of Thunnus thynnus chromosome 3, fThuThy2.1, whole genome shotgun sequence:
- the ctnnd1 gene encoding catenin delta-1 isoform X5: MEQCASTASLLASVREQERQFEMLSRALEEERRSCAGTLPRPLPNMQNGRIPCDADIERLTLNEGYINGTHHFRMEPGQVVQETYTVEEDPQESLPVVSVETNEDGTTRRTETTVKKLVKTTTTRTVIPSVSDTLSLDGGGSVTGMGGYTAPMDRVYRHGPGGGVPMDYPTHTVPRNYHYGPPGGYDDYRSGPPSEAYASLNRGARMDDRYRPVHPDGYRTLDPSYRAPSRNQLDPYAAQPQVGRMGSALELSSIPRFVPEPYGLEDDQRSMGYDEPDYGLGHPMHYSTVPRNHHGFPHGPPRRTGSYEGTLDGDMSGPGDMYYWGGGAPLAQGERGSMASLDSTLRKGPGPSGWRQPELPEVIAMLNYRLDPVRSNAAAYLQHLTYKNDKVKSEVRRLKGIPALVSMLDNPNKEVHYAACGALKNISYGKDPDNKIAIKNCDGVPALIRLLRKTRDQDLTDTITGTLWNLSSHDSVKMEIVDHALHALSDEVIVPHSGWERGSNGGGGGEENCKPRHLEWETALTNTAGCLRNVSSERSEARRKLRECTGLVDSLMYIVQSQIDCKDVDNKLIENSVCLLRNLSYHVHREIPNCERYQEAAPLNQGPAPSSQKGGCFSSRKSKDEWFSKGRKDEDATADIIDIPKRTSPAKGYELLYQPEVVRIYTSLLKESKNPTVLEASAGAVQNLCAGGWTYGRYIRALLRMEKGLPMMTELLAHGNDRVVRAMSGALRNLAIDARNRDLLGKHAVPHLVANLPGGGQSQPVRALSEETVVSVLSTLHEVLGSSLDAAKTLRASQGIERLVLINKDGNRSEREVRGAGLVLQTVWGYKELRRTLEKDGWKKTDFMVNLNPPSNNTRANGGYEDSTLPLIDKGGKGDREMIPMNDLGPDAYSTLDQRGRRNTLDNTLEPADKDGVQKN, from the exons ATGGAGCAGTGTGCGAGTACGGCCTCCCTGCTGGCCTCGGTGCGGGAGCAGGAGAGGCAGTTTGAGATGCTGAGCCGAGCTCTGGAGGAGGAGCGGAGGTCGTGCGCCGGCACCCTGCCCCGTCCCCTCCCCAACATGCAG AACGGCCGCATTCCTTGTGATGCAGACATAGAGAGGCTGACACTGAACGAGGGTTACATCAACGGGACACATCAC tTCAGGATGGAGCCTGGTCAGGTGGTGCAGGAGACGTACACGGTGGAGGAAGATCCCCAGGAGTCTCTACCTGTTGTCTCCGTGGAGACCAATGAAGATGGGACCACACGGCGCACAGAAACCACG GTAAAGAAACTAGTAAAGACCACTACCACTCGCACAGTCATCCCCTCTGTATCAGACACACTTTCCCTGGATGGCGGGGGTTCAGTGACGGGTATGGGGGGCTACACTGCTCCCATGGACCGGGTCTACAGGCATGGACCTGGAGGTGGTGTGCCCATGGACTACCCCACCCACACCGTGCCCCGCAACTATCACTATGGACCTCCAGGTGGCTACGATGACTACCGCTCCGGACCCCCATCTGAGGCCTATGCAAGCCTGAACCGGGGCGCTCGCATGGATGATCGTTACAG ACCAGTCCATCCAGATGGCTACAGAACTCTTGATCCAAGCTACAGAGCCCCCAGCAGGAACCAGCTTGACCCCTATGCTGCTCAGCCACAG GTTGGGCGTATGGGAAGTGCTCTGGAGCTATCCTCCATTCCGAGGTTTGTCCCAGAGCCGTACGGTCTGGAGGATGATCAGCGGAGCATGGGCTATGATGAGCCTGACTATGGCTTGGGACACCCAATGCACTACAGCACCGTGCCCCGCAACCACCATGGCTTCCCTCACGGGCCCCCACGTAGGACTGG gaGCTATGAGGGCACATTGGATGGTGATATGAGCGGTCCTGGGGACATGTACTATTGGGGAGGAGGAGCACCGCTGGCTCAGGGTGAAAGAGGAAGCATGGCTTCTTTGGACAGCACTCTAAGGAAAGGTCCAGGTCCCAGCGGCTGGCGTCAACCAGAGCTGCCGGAGGTCATCGCCATGCTCAACTACAGGCTGGATCCAGTCAGGAGCAATGCAGCTGCCTACCTGCAGCATCTCACCTATAAGAATGATAAA GTGAAGTCTGAGGTGCGTCGTCTGAAAGGCATCCCAGCTCTGGTCTCTATGCTCGACAACCCAAACAAAGAG GTTCACTATGCAGCCTGCGGAGCACTAAAGAACATCTCGTATGGCAAAGATCCAGACAACAAGATTGCCATTAAGAACTGTGACGGAGTGCCAGCTCTCATCAGGCTGCTGAGGAAAACCCGCGACCAGGACCTCACTGACACTATCACAG GAACGCTGTGGAACCTGTCGTCCCACGATTCTGTGAAAATGGAGATCGTGGACCACGCACTGCACGCCTTGTCCGACGAAGTGATAGTGCCACATTCAGGCTGGGAGCGAGGGAGcaatggaggaggaggaggggaggaaaacTGCAAGCCCAGACATCTTGAGTGGGAGACAGCCCTCACCAACACAGCAGGCTGCCTGAG AAATGTGAGTTCAGAGCGAAGTGAGGCGAGGAGGAAGCTGAGGGAGTGCACGGGATTGGTTGATTCGCTCATGTATATCGTCCAATCCCAGATTGACTGTAAAGATGTCGACAACAAG TTGATAGAGaacagtgtgtgtctgctgagGAACTTGTCCTATCATGTGCATCGCGAAATCCCCAACTGTGAGCGCTACCAAGAGGCTGCACCCCTCAACCAGGGCCCCGCCCCGTCCAGCCAGAAGGGCGGCTGTTTCAGCTCCCGCAAGAGCAAAG ATGAGTGGTTTTCTAAAG GTAGGAAAGATGAGGATGCAACTGCAGATATCATAGACATTCCAAAGAGGACCTCACCTGCTAAAG GCTATGAGCTGTTGTACCAGCCGGAGGTGGTCCGCATCTACACCTCTCTGCTAAAGGAGTCCAAGAACCCCACTGTGTTGGAAGCTTCGGCTGGAGCTGTTCAGAACCTCTGTGCCGGAGGCTGGACT tACGGCCGATACATCCGTGCCTTGCTGCGCATGGAGAAGGGTCTCCCCATGATGACTGAGCTTTTGGCCCATGGCAATGACCGCGTGGTCCGAGCCATGTCTGGAGCGCTCCGCAACCTGGCTATTGATGCACGCAACAGAGATCTACTAG GTAAACATGCGGTGCCTCACCTGGTGGCCAACCTGCCCGGCGGCGGTCAGAGTCAGCCAGTGCGAGCATTGTCAGAGGAGACAGTGGTGTCGGTATTGAGCACGCTCCATGAGGTGCTGGGCTCCAGTCTGGATGCAGCTAAAACCCTCAGGGCCTCACAGGGAATTGAGAGACTGGTGCTCATCAACAAGGACGG TAATCGTTCTGAGCGGGAAGTGCGCGGGGCCGGCCTGGTGCTGCAGACAGTGTGGGGCTACAAGGAGCTGCGGCGCACTTTGGAGAAGGACGGCTGGAAGAAGACAGACTTCATGGTCAACCTAAACCCTCCCAGCAACAACACCAGGGCCAACGGAGGATATGAGGACAGCACTCTGCCGCTCATAGACAAAG GGGGCAAAGGTGACCGGGAAATGATTCCAATGAATGACTTGGGACCAG ATGCCTACTCCACACTGGaccagagagggagaaggaacaCTCTGGATAACACACTTGAACCTGCTGACAAAGATGGAGTACAG AAAAACTGA
- the ctnnd1 gene encoding catenin delta-1 isoform X3 — MEQCASTASLLASVREQERQFEMLSRALEEERRSCAGTLPRPLPNMQNGRIPCDADIERLTLNEGYINGTHHFRMEPGQVVQETYTVEEDPQESLPVVSVETNEDGTTRRTETTVKKLVKTTTTRTVIPSVSDTLSLDGGGSVTGMGGYTAPMDRVYRHGPGGGVPMDYPTHTVPRNYHYGPPGGYDDYRSGPPSEAYASLNRGARMDDRYRPVHPDGYRTLDPSYRAPSRNQLDPYAAQPQVGRMGSALELSSIPRFVPEPYGLEDDQRSMGYDEPDYGLGHPMHYSTVPRNHHGFPHGPPRRTGSYEGTLDGDMSGPGDMYYWGGGAPLAQGERGSMASLDSTLRKGPGPSGWRQPELPEVIAMLNYRLDPVRSNAAAYLQHLTYKNDKVKSEVRRLKGIPALVSMLDNPNKEVHYAACGALKNISYGKDPDNKIAIKNCDGVPALIRLLRKTRDQDLTDTITGTLWNLSSHDSVKMEIVDHALHALSDEVIVPHSGWERGSNGGGGGEENCKPRHLEWETALTNTAGCLRNVSSERSEARRKLRECTGLVDSLMYIVQSQIDCKDVDNKLIENSVCLLRNLSYHVHREIPNCERYQEAAPLNQGPAPSSQKGGCFSSRKSKDEWFSKGRKDEDATADIIDIPKRTSPAKGYELLYQPEVVRIYTSLLKESKNPTVLEASAGAVQNLCAGGWTYGRYIRALLRMEKGLPMMTELLAHGNDRVVRAMSGALRNLAIDARNRDLLGKHAVPHLVANLPGGGQSQPVRALSEETVVSVLSTLHEVLGSSLDAAKTLRASQGIERLVLINKDGNRSEREVRGAGLVLQTVWGYKELRRTLEKDGWKKTDFMVNLNPPSNNTRANGGYEDSTLPLIDKGGKGDREMIPMNDLGPDAYSTLDQRGRRNTLDNTLEPADKDGVQGGMYGERQASLPLMDSYDG, encoded by the exons ATGGAGCAGTGTGCGAGTACGGCCTCCCTGCTGGCCTCGGTGCGGGAGCAGGAGAGGCAGTTTGAGATGCTGAGCCGAGCTCTGGAGGAGGAGCGGAGGTCGTGCGCCGGCACCCTGCCCCGTCCCCTCCCCAACATGCAG AACGGCCGCATTCCTTGTGATGCAGACATAGAGAGGCTGACACTGAACGAGGGTTACATCAACGGGACACATCAC tTCAGGATGGAGCCTGGTCAGGTGGTGCAGGAGACGTACACGGTGGAGGAAGATCCCCAGGAGTCTCTACCTGTTGTCTCCGTGGAGACCAATGAAGATGGGACCACACGGCGCACAGAAACCACG GTAAAGAAACTAGTAAAGACCACTACCACTCGCACAGTCATCCCCTCTGTATCAGACACACTTTCCCTGGATGGCGGGGGTTCAGTGACGGGTATGGGGGGCTACACTGCTCCCATGGACCGGGTCTACAGGCATGGACCTGGAGGTGGTGTGCCCATGGACTACCCCACCCACACCGTGCCCCGCAACTATCACTATGGACCTCCAGGTGGCTACGATGACTACCGCTCCGGACCCCCATCTGAGGCCTATGCAAGCCTGAACCGGGGCGCTCGCATGGATGATCGTTACAG ACCAGTCCATCCAGATGGCTACAGAACTCTTGATCCAAGCTACAGAGCCCCCAGCAGGAACCAGCTTGACCCCTATGCTGCTCAGCCACAG GTTGGGCGTATGGGAAGTGCTCTGGAGCTATCCTCCATTCCGAGGTTTGTCCCAGAGCCGTACGGTCTGGAGGATGATCAGCGGAGCATGGGCTATGATGAGCCTGACTATGGCTTGGGACACCCAATGCACTACAGCACCGTGCCCCGCAACCACCATGGCTTCCCTCACGGGCCCCCACGTAGGACTGG gaGCTATGAGGGCACATTGGATGGTGATATGAGCGGTCCTGGGGACATGTACTATTGGGGAGGAGGAGCACCGCTGGCTCAGGGTGAAAGAGGAAGCATGGCTTCTTTGGACAGCACTCTAAGGAAAGGTCCAGGTCCCAGCGGCTGGCGTCAACCAGAGCTGCCGGAGGTCATCGCCATGCTCAACTACAGGCTGGATCCAGTCAGGAGCAATGCAGCTGCCTACCTGCAGCATCTCACCTATAAGAATGATAAA GTGAAGTCTGAGGTGCGTCGTCTGAAAGGCATCCCAGCTCTGGTCTCTATGCTCGACAACCCAAACAAAGAG GTTCACTATGCAGCCTGCGGAGCACTAAAGAACATCTCGTATGGCAAAGATCCAGACAACAAGATTGCCATTAAGAACTGTGACGGAGTGCCAGCTCTCATCAGGCTGCTGAGGAAAACCCGCGACCAGGACCTCACTGACACTATCACAG GAACGCTGTGGAACCTGTCGTCCCACGATTCTGTGAAAATGGAGATCGTGGACCACGCACTGCACGCCTTGTCCGACGAAGTGATAGTGCCACATTCAGGCTGGGAGCGAGGGAGcaatggaggaggaggaggggaggaaaacTGCAAGCCCAGACATCTTGAGTGGGAGACAGCCCTCACCAACACAGCAGGCTGCCTGAG AAATGTGAGTTCAGAGCGAAGTGAGGCGAGGAGGAAGCTGAGGGAGTGCACGGGATTGGTTGATTCGCTCATGTATATCGTCCAATCCCAGATTGACTGTAAAGATGTCGACAACAAG TTGATAGAGaacagtgtgtgtctgctgagGAACTTGTCCTATCATGTGCATCGCGAAATCCCCAACTGTGAGCGCTACCAAGAGGCTGCACCCCTCAACCAGGGCCCCGCCCCGTCCAGCCAGAAGGGCGGCTGTTTCAGCTCCCGCAAGAGCAAAG ATGAGTGGTTTTCTAAAG GTAGGAAAGATGAGGATGCAACTGCAGATATCATAGACATTCCAAAGAGGACCTCACCTGCTAAAG GCTATGAGCTGTTGTACCAGCCGGAGGTGGTCCGCATCTACACCTCTCTGCTAAAGGAGTCCAAGAACCCCACTGTGTTGGAAGCTTCGGCTGGAGCTGTTCAGAACCTCTGTGCCGGAGGCTGGACT tACGGCCGATACATCCGTGCCTTGCTGCGCATGGAGAAGGGTCTCCCCATGATGACTGAGCTTTTGGCCCATGGCAATGACCGCGTGGTCCGAGCCATGTCTGGAGCGCTCCGCAACCTGGCTATTGATGCACGCAACAGAGATCTACTAG GTAAACATGCGGTGCCTCACCTGGTGGCCAACCTGCCCGGCGGCGGTCAGAGTCAGCCAGTGCGAGCATTGTCAGAGGAGACAGTGGTGTCGGTATTGAGCACGCTCCATGAGGTGCTGGGCTCCAGTCTGGATGCAGCTAAAACCCTCAGGGCCTCACAGGGAATTGAGAGACTGGTGCTCATCAACAAGGACGG TAATCGTTCTGAGCGGGAAGTGCGCGGGGCCGGCCTGGTGCTGCAGACAGTGTGGGGCTACAAGGAGCTGCGGCGCACTTTGGAGAAGGACGGCTGGAAGAAGACAGACTTCATGGTCAACCTAAACCCTCCCAGCAACAACACCAGGGCCAACGGAGGATATGAGGACAGCACTCTGCCGCTCATAGACAAAG GGGGCAAAGGTGACCGGGAAATGATTCCAATGAATGACTTGGGACCAG ATGCCTACTCCACACTGGaccagagagggagaaggaacaCTCTGGATAACACACTTGAACCTGCTGACAAAGATGGAGTACAG ggagGGATGTATGGGGAGAGGCAGGCCTCTTTGCCTCTAATGGATTCTTACGATGGTTAG